The DNA window GTCGTCGCGTCCCCCGAGGCTCGGGTGCTCATCATCAGTCAGGCGCCGGGGCGGTTGGCGCAGGAGTCCGGCATCCCCTGGAACGACCCGAGCGGCGTCCTGCTCCGCTCATGGATGGGGGTGACGCCCGAGGAATTCTACGACCCGGCGAACGTGGCGATCGTCCCGATGGACTTCTACTTCCCGGGCAAGGGCACGAGTGGCGACCTGCCGCCGCGCCGCGATTTCGCCGCTCGCTGGCATCCGCGCGTCCTCGAGCAGCTGACCGAGGTGCGCCTCACGATCCTCATCGGCGCCTACGCGCAGCGCGCCTACCTCGGTCCGCGGGCCGGGCGCACCCTCACGGAGAACGTCCGGGCTGCGGAGTCGCACCTCCCGTTCTTCCCGATCGTGCACCCGTCGCCGCTCGCGCGCGGCTGGCGCACGAAGAACCCCTGGTTCCAGGAGGAGACGGTGCCGCTGCTCTCCGCGCAGGTGCGGAAGGCGCTCGCGCGGTGAGGCGGCATAGGCTGACGAGGATGCCGGGACGCCGTCGTCCGACTGACGAGGGGTGAGCCGTGAGTGATGAGCAGCGTGCGGGCGACGACGTGCGGCCGACCGTACAACCACCGTCGGGGTCGAGCTCCGGCGAGACGCCTGCCGGGCTGGATGACGCATCCTGGCTCACCGAGCAGGAGGGACCGGTCACCGGTCGGGCGGCCGGCATCGGGATCACCCTGCTCCTGTTCGCGCTGCTGGTGGTGAGCTGGTTCGTCCAACTGTCGTTCGCCCTGCAGGGCGAGTTCGGGCCGTCCGAGGACCGACTGAGCGGTGGCGGGATGCTCGGCGGGTTCATCCTCGGCGCGGTGATCGCGATCGCTCCGCCCGTCGTCACGCTCGTCCTCCAGGCGAAGGTCCACAAGCGGACGCCTCGATACTCGATCATCGCCGCCATCGGGGCGATCTCCGTGCTCGTCATCGCCGTGCCGGTCAACGCCGTGGTCGTGGGCCTCCAAGCCGTCAGCCTCGCGAGCGGCCGGTAGCCGGCACGCGCCCCACCGTCGCTTACGCTCCTCACATGTCGATCGCCAGCAGACGGAGCCTCGCGAGCGGAGCGGCGGTCGCCCTCGTCCTCGCCCTGGTCGCCTGCACGCCGACCGGGTCGCCCTCCGAGCGGGAGACGGTCATCGACCTCCTGGAGCACGATTGGCAGCACGTGCCCGGCGTCGTCGCAGACGGCGATGAGCTGCGGGTGACCGCGACGGGACGGACCATCGTCGAACAGGACGGCGGTGGAGGCCAACCGAACCCGCCGGTCAATCTCGCGGGCGTGCACCTCGATGCCCCGGACGACTTCACCCTCAGGACGTCGTTCACGGACGTGACCGCGGACGCCACCCTGGCCGTCCTCGCCCGCCCGCCCATCGTCGCCGACGAGTTCCTGATCCAGCCCGCGGGGCTCACGCTCACGCTCCGCGGCGACGATCTCCGCATCGCGGTCTTCGACGGCTCCGCACCGGAGGACGTGACCGACCCTGCGCCGGTGGAGGACGAGGAGGTGACGCTCGCCGACCCCGGGGCGGAACTCTCCGTACATCGTTCCGGCGACCGACTCGAGATCGCGAGCGACGGTGAGACGCTGTCGTCGTTCCCCCTCGGCGGGGTCTTCGACTCCGGCGGACTCTGGTTGGGGTTCTCGAGCGAGGAGGGGTCCTTCACGGTCGGTTCGCTGACCGCCACGGCACCGGCCGGTGCCGCACTGGTCGCCGCAGGTCCTGCCGTGGGCGAGGCGGAACGATCTCCGGAGGGGCTGCAGGCGCTCGCCTCCCGCGCTCGACCGGGCTTCCTGATCGGCGCGGCGGCGGCACTCGGTCCGCTCGTCTCGGACGCGGCGTACGCGGAGAACCTCGTGGGGAACGTCGGCCTCATCACCCCGGAGAACGCGATGAAGCCGCAAGCACTCTCCCCCAGGCAGGGTGAGTACCACTTCGAGGAGGCCGACGCGCTCCTCGACCTCGCAGCGAAGTCCGGGATCGCGGTGCACGGCCACACCATCGCGTTCACCGAGGCGATGCCCGGCTGGATGCGCGACCTGCCCGCCGACTCCGAGTCGCAGCGTCAGGCGAGCGCCGCGGTCCTGCTCGACTACGTGCACACCGTGGTCTCGCACTTCCGCGGCCGGCTCGATTCGCTCGACGTCGTGAACGAACCGTTCGACGTCGATCAGGGCACGAGCTTGCAGGAGAACGTCTGGTACCGCGTCTTCGGGCCGTCGTATCCGGTGGTGGTCTCGACCGCGGTCTACGACGCGGACCCGGACGTCGAGCAGTTCATCAACGAGAACGGCGCCGATGTGCCGGGTCCCCGGCAGGACGCTCTGCTGCAGCTCGCCCTCGACACGAACGCGCAGGGTGGCCATATTGACGGCGTCGGCCTGCAAGCCCACGTCTACGACCTCGACACCGATGCACTCTCAGCGGAGGACCTCGCGACGACGTTCGACACCTTCGCGGATGCGGGGCTCGTCGTCCGCATCTCCGAGAACGACGTCCCGGACGACGAGGGCGAGGACGTCCAGGCGGAGCAGTACGCCACCGTCCTCGCGGCGTGCCTCGGCTCGGACGCCTGCGTGTCGTACACGAGCTGGGGCGTGGACGACGCCTACGACTGGTTCATCGACGACGACGGCGCTCTGCAGCAGGGCCACGACCTCCTGTTCGACGACGGCGAGCCGACGCCAGCCTACGACGCGCTACGGCGCTTCCTCGCGGGCTGAGGAGCGAACCGCGATCGGGCAGTATGACGGAAAGCGGCCCGACTCGGGGCAATGAACGCCGCGACGCGTGCTACTCGCCGAGCTCCCAGAGTTCGATGGGGAGCCCCTCCGGGTCGTGTAGACGGACGAACCGGCCGTAGTCCGACTCCCATTCGGTCCGACGCTCGACGTCGATCCCGGCGCCTTCCAGTTGCGCAATCAGAGCGTCCAAGCCTGTGACGCGGAGGTTGAGCATGAACGGCTGGTCGTCATCGAAGTACTCGCTCGTTGTCGAGAACGGAGCAAAGACGGTCGCGCCGGCCTCCTGCATCCAGACGGCACCTTCGCCCTCGGCGCCGGCTTCGATGCCGAGATGCTCTCGGTACCACGCCGCGCGCGCTGATGGATCACGACTGCGGAAGAACAACCCGCCGATGCCGACCACTCCCATGCAGTGAGTGTATCGATGCGCCCGCTCCACGAAGGAGTCATCAGGTGGCAGAACACACACCGTCCCGGGCTCAGAGCTCGGAGCTCATCGGGTTGGCGCTCCTCGTCCCGTTCGGCTTGTGGCTCGGGTATCGAGGCGTGAAGGGGCTGCGTCGCTCAGCCTCCCGAGCCGACGGCCAGGCGGCCGACCGCTCGTGCGGACGGCCGCCCGATCCCGCCGGGGTGGTCGGAGACGGATCGACCGATCCGTCGGGCTAGGCGCTGCGGTCGTTCGTCGCGAGCCAGCTCGTGATGGCGTCGGCGACGAGGTCGAGGTCGGATTCGAGGAGGAAGTGTCCGCCGTCGACGAGTTCGATGCGAGCGTGCGGGGCGTCGCGCGTGAACGCCGTGGCGCCGGCGGCGGCGAAGATCTCGTCGTTCCGCCCCCAGATCGCGAGCACCGGCACCTGCGAGGTGCGGAGCCACTCGTGCACCGCCGGGTACAGCTCGCGGTTGGTCGTGTAGTCGCGGAACAGCGCCAGCTGCACGTCGTCCTGGCCCGGTCGGGCGAGGAGCGCGAGGTCATGCTCCCAGGCGTCGGGGTCGACGGTCGTCGGATCCGGCACGCCGTGCGTGTACTGCCATTCGACGGCTTCCCGGCCGAGGGCGGGACGGAGTGCGTCGCGCGTCTCGGTGGTGCGTTCGGCGGCGTCGGCCCAGATCGGGTCCCAGAAGCCGGGCACGAAGCCCTCTTCGTAGGCGTTGCCGTTCTGGGAGATGACGCCGACGACGGCAGCGGGGTCGGCGAGCGCCAGACGCCAGCCGACCGGCGCGCCGTAGTCCTGGACGTAGATCGTGTACTGCGTCACGCCGATGGTCGAGAGGAACCGGCCGGTCACGCCGGCGAGGGCCGCGAAGGTGTACTCGAACTCGTCGACCGAGGGGGCGGCGGAGCGACCGAAGCCGATGTGGTCCGGAGCGATGACACGGTAGCGGTCGGCCAGTGCCGGGATGAGGTGGCGGAACATGTGGGAGCTGCTCGGGTACCCGTGCAGGAGCAGGAGCACGGGGGCGTCGGCCGGGCCGGCTTCGCGGTAGAAGACGTCGAGCCCATCGACGGAGACGGTGCGGTGGTGGACGGTGACCATTGCTAACCCCTTTAGATTGTTTTACTGGTTAGCCAGACGGTAGCATGGATTGATGGCGCCACACGGCGCGAGAACGGAGAACGATGCTTCGCGACGAGGAGCTGCTGCTGAACGTGTTGAACAGCGCGCCGGTCATCGAGGGTGCCCCGACGGACCGTCTCGAGGGGACGGCCGGTCGAGACCTCGCGCGCAGCTGGGGTGGCACCGGGTCCGCGGACGAGGTGGCCCGCCTTCGGCGTGCGAGGCAGGCGCTCCAGGCTGTCGTCCGCGGCGAGGACGGCGGGGCGACCCGAGAGCTCGCGGGCATCCTCGGGGATGCGGTTCGGACGCCGCGCGTCACCCCCGACGGCGTGGTCTGGGAGCTGCAGGTGCCTGAAGACGATCGCCTCGTGGCGGGCGTCGTGTTGGCGTGGTCGAGCGTGATCGCGGAGTTCCCCGGGCGCCTTCGCCCGTGCGCGAACGACGAATGCAGCCTGTTCCTCGTCGACCACAGTCGCCCCGGAACCGCGAAGTGGTGCTCGATGGCGGTGTGCGGCAACCGGATGAAGGCGCGCACGCACGCTCGACGCGCTCAGAACTAAATGCTTGACTCTGACACCGTGTGAGGAGGGAGAACTGAGACATGTTGTCCATCGGAGCGTTCGCGCAGATCGGCCAGGTGACCCACCGGATGCTCCGGCACTGGGACACCGC is part of the Plantibacter sp. Leaf314 genome and encodes:
- a CDS encoding VOC family protein; translated protein: MGVVGIGGLFFRSRDPSARAAWYREHLGIEAGAEGEGAVWMQEAGATVFAPFSTTSEYFDDDQPFMLNLRVTGLDALIAQLEGAGIDVERRTEWESDYGRFVRLHDPEGLPIELWELGE
- a CDS encoding uracil-DNA glycosylase family protein codes for the protein MHPIDRLRAEVAAHESNAWARELGWEPLVVASPEARVLIISQAPGRLAQESGIPWNDPSGVLLRSWMGVTPEEFYDPANVAIVPMDFYFPGKGTSGDLPPRRDFAARWHPRVLEQLTEVRLTILIGAYAQRAYLGPRAGRTLTENVRAAESHLPFFPIVHPSPLARGWRTKNPWFQEETVPLLSAQVRKALAR
- a CDS encoding endo-1,4-beta-xylanase, whose product is MSIASRRSLASGAAVALVLALVACTPTGSPSERETVIDLLEHDWQHVPGVVADGDELRVTATGRTIVEQDGGGGQPNPPVNLAGVHLDAPDDFTLRTSFTDVTADATLAVLARPPIVADEFLIQPAGLTLTLRGDDLRIAVFDGSAPEDVTDPAPVEDEEVTLADPGAELSVHRSGDRLEIASDGETLSSFPLGGVFDSGGLWLGFSSEEGSFTVGSLTATAPAGAALVAAGPAVGEAERSPEGLQALASRARPGFLIGAAAALGPLVSDAAYAENLVGNVGLITPENAMKPQALSPRQGEYHFEEADALLDLAAKSGIAVHGHTIAFTEAMPGWMRDLPADSESQRQASAAVLLDYVHTVVSHFRGRLDSLDVVNEPFDVDQGTSLQENVWYRVFGPSYPVVVSTAVYDADPDVEQFINENGADVPGPRQDALLQLALDTNAQGGHIDGVGLQAHVYDLDTDALSAEDLATTFDTFADAGLVVRISENDVPDDEGEDVQAEQYATVLAACLGSDACVSYTSWGVDDAYDWFIDDDGALQQGHDLLFDDGEPTPAYDALRRFLAG
- a CDS encoding alpha/beta fold hydrolase; translation: MVTVHHRTVSVDGLDVFYREAGPADAPVLLLLHGYPSSSHMFRHLIPALADRYRVIAPDHIGFGRSAAPSVDEFEYTFAALAGVTGRFLSTIGVTQYTIYVQDYGAPVGWRLALADPAAVVGVISQNGNAYEEGFVPGFWDPIWADAAERTTETRDALRPALGREAVEWQYTHGVPDPTTVDPDAWEHDLALLARPGQDDVQLALFRDYTTNRELYPAVHEWLRTSQVPVLAIWGRNDEIFAAAGATAFTRDAPHARIELVDGGHFLLESDLDLVADAITSWLATNDRSA
- a CDS encoding CGNR zinc finger domain-containing protein — its product is MLRDEELLLNVLNSAPVIEGAPTDRLEGTAGRDLARSWGGTGSADEVARLRRARQALQAVVRGEDGGATRELAGILGDAVRTPRVTPDGVVWELQVPEDDRLVAGVVLAWSSVIAEFPGRLRPCANDECSLFLVDHSRPGTAKWCSMAVCGNRMKARTHARRAQN